One Trichoderma atroviride chromosome 7, complete sequence DNA segment encodes these proteins:
- a CDS encoding uncharacterized protein (EggNog:ENOG41~antiSMASH:Cluster_7.1), with protein sequence MSTFRYAQRAVRASAPLLRSSPTITNRGSQRLFHESSKAKAVEAIATQTPLNNGPPPPPMMAQLLQQPQQLLAEPFPQPEGYTQLNVREQAYNPRFYETVGKIMKLREKYLRDRCIFVESADMIDIVLGLGANEADLPKMEKVSDHLYHDPTLPFRLTRNSRFCLDFDTHTIRRLEFQPFVLTVEEDFNRYDSGAIRRFDEVQNELQLNSVFQALFAFKAMVIHGVQIAHRPKLEYGINKWVCTLFNLRTVTTPHILGEPALEGVHSDGVDHTMTTFLGSYNMSDNSAATFMHDMDEKTGIPLEEIKPKHLLARVQHKRLLDTLMIVDHERKHSLSAVYPVDETKEAHRDMLVFFTRKPVERTHVSGSIDSLTPHKELPMEIPLYLPGANQ encoded by the coding sequence ATGTCTACATTCAGGTATGCGCAACGTGCAGTCCGTGCCTCGGCACCACTGCTTCGTTCCTCGCCTACCATCACCAACCGCGGCAGCCAACGGTTGTTTCACGAGTccagcaaggcaaaggccgttGAGGCCATAGCCACACAGACACCTCTGAATAATGGCCCGCCTCCTCCCCCCATGATGGCCCAACTGTTacagcagcctcaacaacTTCTCGCCGAGCCTTTCCCCCAGCCGGAAGGCTACACCCAGCTTAATGTCAGGGAGCAGGCGTATAATCCAAGGTTCTACGAGACTGTCGGCAAGATCATGAAGCTCCGCGAGAAATACCTCCGTGATCGCTGCATCTTCGTCGAGTCTGCTGACATGATCGATATTGTGTTGGGCCTTGGCGCCAATGAGGCCGACCTCCCTAAGATGGAGAAAGTCTCAGACCATTTGTATCACGACCCTACTCTGCCTTTCCGCTTGACTCGCAACAGCCGCTTTTGCCTTGATTTTGACACCCACACCATACGCCGCCTGGAATTCCAGCCCTTTGTCCTGACTGTTGAGGAGGACTTCAACCGCTACGACTCTGGGGCCATTCGCCGCTTTGACGAGGTCCAAAACGAACTGCAGCTCAACTCAGTCTTCCAAGCGCTGTTCGCCTTCAAGGCTATGGTTATCCACGGCGTGCAAATTGCCCACCGTCCCAAGCTGGAGTATGGCATCAACAAGTGGGTGTGCACCCTGTTTAACCTCCGTACTGTCACCACCCCCCACATTTTGGGAGAGCCGGCACTGGAGGGTGTGCACTCTGATGGTGTCGACCATACCATGACAACCTTTCTGGGGAGCTACAACATGTCGGACAACAGCGCCGCCACCTTTATGCACGACATGGATGAGAAGACGGGCATTCCCTTGGAAGAGATCAAGCCCAAGCACCTGCTCGCACGGGTCCAGCACAAGAGACTGCTTGATACTCTCATGATTGTCGACCATGAGCGTAAACACAGCCTGTCTGCAGTTTATCCCGTTGACGAGACCAAGGAGGCTCATCGCGACATGCTTGTATTCTTCACTCGCAAGCCTGTGGAGAGAACGCATGTATCCGGGTCCATCGACTCTCTCACACCACACAAAGAACTCCCCATGGAAATCCCTCTGTATCTCCCTGGTGCCAACCAGTAA